TTCCCCAAACGACTCCTTCTTGGAATTTTATTTTATTTTCTCTGCTCAGGTATGTTTTTTCTTGTATCGAAATTCCGGTTTTATGCAACTGTTGATTAATGATATTGCCCCCTACAAGCGCAATTTCTTCGTTCTTATAATGTTTCACCAAATTATAAAGGGTATCCTTATCAAAAAATACATTGGCATCAGTAAGTATTAAAATTTCGGAACTTGCTCGTTGCTCCAGCTGATTCACAATCCCGGCTTTACCGGTGCGCTGTGGAAAAACTTTTAAATGCAATTGTGGATACTTCTGCTGGTACTTTTGTATGATACTATCAGTGGCATCCGTTGAAGAATCGGAACCAATAAAAAAATTAATTTTAGAGAGTGGGTAGTTTGTATTAAATGTAGTATGCAACTTTTGCTCAATCACTAACTCTTCATTATAAACCGCAAGCAGGATACTTATTTCAGGTAATTCGGAGGAATGGGACTCATGAATGAAACTGTTTTGACTTTTATTTAAAGCATAAAAATTTAGTACCAACGGAAAAATCACATAGGAGTAGAAAACAAAAAAAATGGAGAGCCAATAAATTAATTCCAATGCGGATATCACAGGTTTATTTTTTTGCGAAGATAAATGTTTTGTTTGCGAAAGTGTGAAGTATTTTTTCGAAAGCGATAGCGGGTAAGAGAAATGATTTGTAGACTAATTTTAAAGTATCTTATTCCTTGGGCTTTTTAAGTAAGAAAAACTATTTAAAACCTAGTTCGCGATAGAAGAATCTTGTTTTTGTGAAATTAATAGTGCGTTGTAAAATGCTAACAAACTTTTAATTATACTTGAGTTGGTATAGGTATGTTTTACCAATTCTTTCGCATTTTTACTAAGCGTTGCACACAGCGCCTTATCCTTAAGAGCAAGCTCGATTGCGGCTGCAAAATCATGAGCAGTATCAGCAATTAAAATATTTTTTTTATCCTCACATGCAATTCCTTCTGCTCCTATGCTGGTGCTAATAATAACTTTCCCTAAGGCAAGTCCTTCTACTATTTTTATGCGCATACCACTGCCCGATAAAAGCGGAACAATCATAATGTTTTTGGCGTTCATAAAAGCATGTGCATCAGTAACACTACCAAGTACTTTTATTTGGTTTGACTGCATTTGAAAAAAGGATGCAGGCATGTCTTTTCCGGCCAGGTATAGGGTTAAATCAGGAAACTTTGGATGAATAAGCGGCCATATTTTTTCTAAAAACCAAGTTGCTGCTTGCACATTGGGCTGCCAGTTCATAGCAGCTAAATGAAAAAGAGAAAGTTCATTCGATACGGGCAATTGTTTCTCAAGAAGCGTTTCGTCTACACCGCCAGTGCTAACATGCATAGGAACAATAGCACCAAGTTGTTTGAAACTTTGTTGGTCGACTTCCGAAATGGGAATAATACAATCCGCTTTATTAAGGATATCCAGCTCTTCTTTTTTTAAACGTTTTGCCAACAAATTTAGGTACCATTTTTTTAAAGGCGATGCAGTTGCGGCAGCCATTCTTTCCCAGATCAGAAACTCCACATTGTGCGCCCTCATTGAAATGAGGGCATTTGAATTGGACCTAATGGTTGGAATGTATTTGGATAAAAAAAAGCCTTCTAACTGAATAACATCGTACTTGTTTTGGGCTAGAAGCTCCTTCAACTTTGCATGAACAGCCGGAATATCAAAGCGTACGAGGTTATAAGAAGCGGTAGAAAATAAATTTAGAAATGCCCCAAGTGCTGTTACGTCGGTATCGGCCTCCACAGCATAGAGCTTTGTTTTTTGTGAAAACCATGCTGGTAAAGTGGCCACATCCACCTTATGTTTTTTAGTATTTATAGCCAGCATATCCACTTCGCAACCCGCATCTGCAAAGGATTTAGTCATGGCAAACATGGCAATAGCGCCCCCATCAGCCAAAGGGAAAGGAATTCTATTGCACAGCTGGAGTATTTTCATTGCTTGTTTTACGCGAAAAAATACGAAATACTTTTAAGTAGCTATTTATGTCAAATAGGGCTGAATCGCTGGTTGCTTTGGAGGTAAGAAAAATGCCAATTGGTAACAACACAAAAGAGGCCATCCACATTCCTTGATAGGGAGGGAGCACACCTTCTTTAGAGAATTTTTCTCCCATAATGTTCATGACATGAAAAAACAAAAAGAATATTACCGAAACTACCATCGGCATTCCAATGCCCCCTTTACGGATAATTGCTCCTAATGGCGCACCAACAAAAAAGAGCACAAGGCAGGCAAATGATAAAGTAAATTTCTTATGCCATTCTATAAGATGTTTATTGATATTATTTGTGCGATGTTCAATTTCTTCGGCATTGGAATTTAACTGAGACTTAAAGTTGCGTGCTGTATTTAAGGCGGCCTCTAAAATTCGCTCCTTGTCGGCTCGTTGAAAATTATCGAAATAATCAGCCGTATTAATAGGGTGTGTAGTGAGTGAGGGATTTTTAATTCCGGGGTTTCTAATAAATGCTGAAAACCCTGCAGCAAACTCCTTATTACGTTCTTTTCCTTTAAGGCGAAGTGTGTCCACTTCGGCTGAAAGCTGCGCCACATTTAACATTTGGTAATTGTCTTTAAAAAGTTCTTCATTGGTGCGTTCAAAACCAAAGGAAGTTAGATCGAATCGAATTACTTGCTTTTCAAAAACACTGCGCAATAACGATTTTCTAACGCTGTTGGTTTTGTCATCAAAAATTTCTTCGTAGGTTTTTCCATTGTAGAGGGTAAGCAATAAATTTTTCTTATCGGCCGACATTTGCATCTGGCCTTTTTGTGCAATAATTACTTTGTTGGCACCACGTCTGGCACTATGGTCGTAAATCATCATGTTATAAAGATATTTTCCATCTTTACTTTTTTCCTGCACACGTATTACATAGTTATCTATGTCTTTATAAAAAATTCCGGGCTTTAAATCGAGGGCTGGTTTGCTTTGCCTGATATCGTATAAAAGGGATCCCATTTTTAGATTTACCACCGGGAGCAGATAATTGGCGAATAGAAAAGCAGAAATGCTGATGCAAATGGAAGCAATTACTAATGGCCGCATAATTTTTTGCAAGGAAATACCTGCGGATTTCAAAGCTGCCAGTTCGTAATGCTCAGCAAGGTTTCCGAAAGTCATAATACTCGAAATCAGTATGGCTAATGGTAAGGCAAGCGGAACAAAGGTTGCCGCAGCATAAAACATGAGTTGAGCAATAATATACCATTCTAATCCTTTCCCCACTAAATCATCAATGTATTTCCACACAAACTGCATGAGCAGCATAAAGAGCACAACAAAGAAGGTGGCAACAAAAGGACCTAAGTAAGATTTGAGGATATACTTATGCAGACTTTTCAAAGCTGAGCTTTTGAAATAATATTAAAAGGAAGTTCTGAAGAAAGAATGAATTAAGCGCCCATTGCATGAATCAACGCATCAATTTGGCTGTGCCAAAGCATCTCCGAAGCTTCTTGTGATTTTTCATCTTCAGCAAAATCAGTTACCCAAAAAGCAACATCTTGCGTGATTTCATCCACAACAATTCGAAACTCAAAAAAAGTAAAATCAGGTTCATCGTTCCACCGGAATTTCATGAACGTGTTTTCTTTTTTTGAAAGCAAAGTTGCCGTTTGTTGACTTCCATCCCAAAGAAAAGTATATTCATCGTTTCGCACGTTTACATTTTCGGCAAACCATTCAGAAAGTCCTGCAGGAGTGCTGATAAAGCTGTAAATAATATAGGGAGAAGCATGAATCGGGAATTCGATTTCAAATTTTTTATAGGTACCAATGTTTTTAGGAATGGCAACCTGTTTAGCATTAGGATTTACATAAATTTCCTGACTAACCGGAATGATGAATTTTTTCTTAGGAGCCTTTTTATTAATGGGTTCTAATTTCGGAACCTCTAATAGTTCAAATCCATCATCTTCATCGCCTTTGTTTTTAGGTTTCCGACCGGCTCTTTTCTTTGGGAATTCAAATTTTGCCTTTTTTACAACCAGCTCGCTCGTCGGTCCCGATTTTTTATCATTGGCTTTTACGGGAGATTTTTCTTGTGTTTTATTTTTGATAGCCGGTATAGGTTTTACGATTTTTTTTGAATCCGCTTTATTTGCACCACTAACTTTCCCTGTAAGTTTTTTTTTGCTTGCTTCAATTTTTTTCAGAGGTGCTGATTTTACAGGACTCTTTTTAACTGGAGCCTTTTTAGCAGGTTCAATTTTTTTTGATGCAGTCTTTTTTACTACAATTTTTTTAGCAGGTATGCTCTTTTTTACCGCTGTTTTTTTTGCAGGAATACTCCTTTTAGTAGTAGTCTTAGCAGGACTTGCTTTTGCTTTATTTTTAACTACGGTTTTAACCTTAGCTTTTGCTTTAGTTTTTGCCATCAGTATTGATTTTATTAGTCAGAGGGAAATGTTTACTTTCGCCTCGGTTATGGTTTAACCACCGCAAAATATACAAATTTTTTAATATACAAAATTATTTATCTCTAAAAA
This region of Bacteroidota bacterium genomic DNA includes:
- a CDS encoding glycosyltransferase translates to MISALELIYWLSIFFVFYSYVIFPLVLNFYALNKSQNSFIHESHSSELPEISILLAVYNEELVIEQKLHTTFNTNYPLSKINFFIGSDSSTDATDSIIQKYQQKYPQLHLKVFPQRTGKAGIVNQLEQRASSEILILTDANVFFDKDTLYNLVKHYKNEEIALVGGNIINQQLHKTGISIQEKTYLSRENKIKFQEGVVWGTMIGAFGGCYSIRKKYFSPVPPKFFMDDFYITLAVLEQGKKAINELNAKCYEDVSNKISEEFRRKVRISIGNFQNLFRYKGLLVSSYPGLSFCFWSHKVLRWLGPFFILAILIANLWLIDKSYFYFLTLLAQLVLCAVPVLDELLKKVNIHLALLRFISHFYLMNLALLLGFFRFVFGVESNVWKPTQRFQQ
- a CDS encoding glycosyltransferase, with amino-acid sequence MKILQLCNRIPFPLADGGAIAMFAMTKSFADAGCEVDMLAINTKKHKVDVATLPAWFSQKTKLYAVEADTDVTALGAFLNLFSTASYNLVRFDIPAVHAKLKELLAQNKYDVIQLEGFFLSKYIPTIRSNSNALISMRAHNVEFLIWERMAAATASPLKKWYLNLLAKRLKKEELDILNKADCIIPISEVDQQSFKQLGAIVPMHVSTGGVDETLLEKQLPVSNELSLFHLAAMNWQPNVQAATWFLEKIWPLIHPKFPDLTLYLAGKDMPASFFQMQSNQIKVLGSVTDAHAFMNAKNIMIVPLLSGSGMRIKIVEGLALGKVIISTSIGAEGIACEDKKNILIADTAHDFAAAIELALKDKALCATLSKNAKELVKHTYTNSSIIKSLLAFYNALLISQKQDSSIAN
- a CDS encoding LptF/LptG family permease, whose translation is MKSLHKYILKSYLGPFVATFFVVLFMLLMQFVWKYIDDLVGKGLEWYIIAQLMFYAAATFVPLALPLAILISSIMTFGNLAEHYELAALKSAGISLQKIMRPLVIASICISISAFLFANYLLPVVNLKMGSLLYDIRQSKPALDLKPGIFYKDIDNYVIRVQEKSKDGKYLYNMMIYDHSARRGANKVIIAQKGQMQMSADKKNLLLTLYNGKTYEEIFDDKTNSVRKSLLRSVFEKQVIRFDLTSFGFERTNEELFKDNYQMLNVAQLSAEVDTLRLKGKERNKEFAAGFSAFIRNPGIKNPSLTTHPINTADYFDNFQRADKERILEAALNTARNFKSQLNSNAEEIEHRTNNINKHLIEWHKKFTLSFACLVLFFVGAPLGAIIRKGGIGMPMVVSVIFFLFFHVMNIMGEKFSKEGVLPPYQGMWMASFVLLPIGIFLTSKATSDSALFDINSYLKVFRIFSRKTSNENTPAVQ
- a CDS encoding SRPBCC domain-containing protein — protein: MGTYKKFEIEFPIHASPYIIYSFISTPAGLSEWFAENVNVRNDEYTFLWDGSQQTATLLSKKENTFMKFRWNDEPDFTFFEFRIVVDEITQDVAFWVTDFAEDEKSQEASEMLWHSQIDALIHAMGA